GTTTATTGAGAGCTAGGGAGGTCGGGAGATTGCTCGCTTTCCTCGGGATAGAATCGTGGCTAGTGGACATCCCCCCTCCATCTTCCTACAGTGGCAAATTTCCGTTCCCACTATATATGGCAAAGGTGGTTCGGGAAATTGCGAGACTCCTGCGGCAGAAGGAGCCTAGGGGAGACCCCACAGAGAGCGAAGCGAACGAGGAGGCTCCCCAGCTCGCCGCGGAAAGCGAGTGATTTCCCGAACCACCTTTCGCTCTGACTAACGCTAACGGAAACATTCTCTCAAACGTACAATAAAAAAAAGACATATCCAGGGAAATATACCTAAACATGCCTTAAAAACAAGCTGAGACAGAAAGGAATGTCCCTTGATCAAACGTTTGATCAATAGACTATCCCCCCTGTCTCAACCTCGCTGCAATCTCTTCCATAAAGATAAAGAAGATCGTTCGCGTCTTTTCAAACGGAAGCAATTCATCGCTTTGATTAAATTTGGATAAATGAAAAACGTAGTCAGCTAATGAGTGCTGCGTGTTCACATACTCCTCAAGGATCAGCATAATTTCAGCATTTTTCTCCTTCGTCTTCTGAAACAGTGTTTCAAATGATGAGAACTTCCCAGTTACCGATAGAACGATCAGCAACGTATCCTCATCCACCATCTGCTCCGCGTAATCCTCACTATGAGTGACTTTAATCTTTTTATCGGACACAATATCAAGCTTGTAGGCAAAATACTCCGCACTTATAAAAGAAGGACCTAATCCGTAGATGATAATTTTATTAAATTTATGATAGATCGAAACAAAATCATCAACAATTTGCTTATCAAAATTCTCAAGGAAAAGCATCAATCGCTCGATTTCTTCCGTCCTCTTCTCACTTTCCCACTCCACCTGCTGGCCGCTAAAATAAAGCTTGTACTGCTTAAAATTACTAAACCCAAGCTTCCGAACAAGCGTAGACACCTTAGAAGGCGAAACCTCACAAATCTCAGCCGCTTCAATAATCTTCAACCGATCATTCTCCGCCACAAGCCCAGACACCTTCCCGTGCACTTCCTTCTCAAGCTTCGTCAACTTATCCGTATCCAACCTCAACATCACAACTCCCCCTTTCCTTCCTTTATATATAAAAATCATTTTTATTAAGAATTACCACACAAAATCTCTCTATGCAAGAGAACGCGCACCCTAAAACAGGTGCACGATGTTTTAATCTCTTTCATATTTTTATCTCTTTGACATTTTACCAATGGGCCGTTTGGACTCTGTTCGGTCAGGGGGGGGCTGAGGAACTGCGAGACTCCTACGGGAAGAAGAGGTCGACGAGACCCCACAGTGAGCGAAGCGAGCGAGGAGGCTCGACAGCTCGCCCGTGGAAAGCGAGTAGTTCCTCAGCCACCCCCAGCTCTCATACCGCAACGGCCATTAGCAAATTTAATTAAATATCGAATAGATGAGCTTGTTCACCTCATCCGTATGAGGCCGAATCTCCTTCACCACTTCCTCGTTCACCTTCTTATAGAACGCATGGTTCTCCTCATCAGGCGTGAACGTCGTTTCCGTCCGAACAAGATCCTCCGTAGCTGAATGAAAATCTTCATACAACCCAAGATAACGAACCGTACAGATTGCAGCTCCGAGGCAGGCGCTGCTGCTTCCCACGCGGCGGCGGGTCGGCAAGCCAAATACATCAGCGAGGATTTGCATCATCACATCGCTCTTAGAGCCACCACCGATGACAACAAGTTCCTCGAGCTCTATCCCAATCTCCCTCACCATGTCATCAATATTGTTCTTCATATTAAAAGCAATCGCTTCTAAGATTGAACGATAGATATGATAACGAGTATGGCGCTGGTCAAACCCGATCATCATACCTTTCCGATAAGGTCTGTCAGGAGAAGCAAGCCAGTCCAGGATTGTGAAGAGCCCTTCGCTTCCAGGAGGAATCTCCTCGGCTTTTTCGTTTAAGAAAGCTTCTTCAGAAAGGCCGCGTTTCTTTGCTTCCGTTGTAAGCTCTTCTCCGATCAGGCGTTTGAACCAACTTACTGTCCATAATCCTCTGCGAATCCCGTTTGATTCATAAGCATATTTAAACGGAATCGAAGCGAAGGTTGGAAAGAAGTTCTCAGCGTTTTCAACGTATTCATCACGAACTAACATCGAGGAAATAAACGTTCCAAGAGAGATCATGATGGATCGATTTTGGTCAATTCCTGATCCAAGCGCTTCAACCGCCTTATCATTTGCCGTCGCGACAACAGGGACCCCCTCGCTTAGACCGAAGTCCTTCGCGAGTTCTCCCCGAATCGTACCTAACGCATCACCTGGCTTGACTAGATTGAATAACATTTCTCTACTCAGGCCGTCTGCTTTAATATCTTCATCGTCTTCAGACCAGTCTAACGTATGGCGATCAACAGGCCAGAACACCTCACAGTTGGCAGCCGTATCGTTATACTCACCCGTTAACCGTAAACCAAGATAGCCTGAGGTTGTCGTTACATACTGAACCTCGTCGTCTTTATGCTCATACGGCTTCGACATTCGACCATCCATCCAGCTGATAACCGGGTGAGCCAGGTTGCCGTGTTCGTCTAACAGAACACGGCAACACCGGATGGTACAAAGTCCGATGCCTACAATGGCTTTTCGGTCCCCGTCAAAATTGGCGAGGCAATCTTGCACAGCTTCATATAAGCTATCCCATAAATCATCGTCTGGGTGGACGACCACGTCTGGTTCAGGAGAGAGTGTTTCTTTAAGAGCGCATGAACCGTAAGCTTTTTCGTTCCCCTTTGTATCGAAAATCACGACTTTTGTACTTTGGGATCCGCTGTCGATCCCCATAATATACTGTGCGCTCATCGTCATTACCCTCTGATATACTTCTTCACTTCATTGTCTTGAGGGAAGATCGTACCGTGGTTCATGATGCCATTTGGATCAAAGGCTTCTTTTAACTTCTCTAGCATGTAGTAAGCAGAACCATGTTCTTCTTTCGTCCACTCTGAACGATACTTTCCAATGCCGTGGTGGTGACACATGGATCCACCTAGCTTAAGCGTTTCTTCAATAATTATTTGGTGAATCGGGTGGTGGTACACCATCAATTCGTCTTCTGGATCACAGTTAATCTCATAATTGTAAACAAAGTACATGTTCGTCCCATTCAGATAGCTATGAGAAGAGTGACCTCCAAGCATCGTTAGATCTTCTGCGCGGTCAAATTCATTTCGTACACGTGCTATAACATTGTTATAAATCTTAATTACATTTTCCCAATCCGCAGAAATTTCTGTTGTGAAACCATCATGCGTATTATGCTTTACCATTTCCTCAATCTCTGCATCAATTCTGCTCTGATCCCAGTTTAAATTGTTAAACCAGTCTTCGATTAAAGAAGAGTCCACTCTCTTCGTAATACCAGAGCGGAATTTCTCAACCGCTTCATCAATCGCTTCACTTGTTGCCTTTACAATGCCTTTCGCACCTTCAGCCATGAAGATCAGCACACATTTTCCTTCATAGAAATGACCAAAGTGGTTTCTTGCATCTTCTTCTGAATAACAGCGAGCAACAGATGGACGGTATCCATTTACCATTACTTCTCTTAAAATACTAATGCCCGTTTCCATATCTTCGATTAAATAGCCGTGGAATTCATTGTTTTCTGGCGTGTATTTGAAGATTTTTACCGTTACTTCTGTAATGTAGCAAAGGGCTCCTTCGTTACCAAGCGCGATATGACGAATGTCCGGTCCACCAGATCTTCTTGGTACATTTTTAATCTTCGAAATGTTCCCTTCCGGAAAGACGCATTCTAAACCAACAAGCATATCTTCCATAGCTCCGTAAAGCGTCGAGAACTGACCAATACTTCTTGTCGCTACAAGTCCGCCAAGCTGCGCTACTGGTTTTGATTGAGGCGAGTGACCTGTTGTATAACCGATCTTACGCAGTTCATCTTCAAGCGTTTGAAGTTTCACACCAGACTGAACCGTCGCCTGCATGTTGTATGGATCAATGTTAATAATTTTGTTCATCGTAGACCCATCAATAACAACTGTTTTCTCTTTCCAGTTCTCAAGTCCACCTTCTGTACCTGTCTTCCCGCTTCTCGGAATCACGTTAATCTGATGTTCATTACAGTACACCAGGAGTGATTTTACCTCTTCAGGTGAATGGGGATAAACAATCGCAAGTGGCTTAGGTACATCTAGAACATTTTTCGACTTTGCATATTTCTTATATCGATCAGCGGAAGCATCATATAACGCTTCGTCGTCTGTTACTATTTGGTCCTCAGATAATAAATCTTTTAATTCTTCTACGGTTTGGTTTTTTGTCATTGTCATACACTCTTCTCCTTTATATGAATCTAGTATTTTTTATCGAACTAAGTATCCACCATCAACATTCAGAAGCGTCCCGTTTACATAGTTGGAAGCATCTGATGCGAGGAAGACAATAGCGCCCATTAAATCCACAACATTTCCCCATCGGTTCGCGGGGATATGATCAAGTACTCTTTTGTTCTTCTCCTCATCCGCTCCGGTTGCTTTTGTAACATCCGTTGCGAAATAACCTGGAGCAATGCCATTCACCTGAATATTGTATTGAGCTAACTCATCGCAATACGCCTTCGTAAATCCGGCTAATCCGTGCTTTGTAGCCGCATAAGCCGGTGACCATTGACCCCCAAGGTAAGAAAATAACGAACACGTATTGATGATCTTACCGCTTTGCTGTGGAATCATATGTTTTGAGACTTCATGAGCCAGATCAAATGGAGCAGTCAGATTCACTGAAACCATTTTGTCCCACTGAAGCCGGGTAAAATTCGTCACATCCGGTTCATTTAAACCGATTCCTGCATTATTAAGCAGGATATCAATGCGACCGTATACCCGGAGACACTCGTCAACGATTCGCTTACAAGCTCCGTCCTCTGTCAGATCAGCCATCATTAAGTGATAGCGAACGCCTTCTGCTTCGATTAGCTGTTTCGTTTCTTCATCTTCTACCATGCTCACGACGAAGATGTCCGCCCCAGCTTTAGCGAGCGCAAGAGCAAACCCTTGCCCTAATCCGGAATTGCCACCCGTGACCAGCGCGACTTTACCCTGTAATTGAAAGAAATTCATATTAAAATCCGTGATCTTTGTCTGTTCGGCGCTCATCCTTTTATCCCGCCATTCCTTTTTTGTTAATTTCTGAGTACATTGTAAAACGATTTTCTGTTAAAAATCAACTGATTTTAAGAGAAATTTCTTTTTTAATGTGTTTTATTCCATTCAAAAGAGAAATTTCTCTTAAACTGATAGTTGAATGAAAACGGTTAGAGTTGGATTTCTCGACGTTCGTTCTCTTTTCTGGACGTCATTAATAATTTTCTCGTCATCATTAGCCAGATTCTCGACATCTGCATGGTCTTTTTCGCCGTCCCAAGCCATTTTCTAGACGTTCTCTCCCACTTTCTCGACGTCAATTCCGGTTTTCTTGACGTCACCTGCTTCTTTCTCGACGTGACTCTCTCTTTTCTCGTCGTCATCGCCCACTTTCTCGACGTGGCTATCGCTTTTCCTGACGTCCCCGCTCCCTTTCTCGACGTCTCACACACCCATCACATAAAAAAGAGGCTCCCCAAACGGGAAACCTCTCCAAAAAAACTCTATTCCACTGTCTCAAGCGCCGCTTCTCTCAACCGTTCAGCAAATGCATCAGCCGCGATCGCTTTTGTTCCGCCGCCCTGAACAAAATTCGGCTTGCCGCCGCCTTTAGCTTCAATAAGAGGCATTACTTTCTCGGCTGCTTCTTTCATATTTCCACTGCAATTTGCTCCTTGAGCTAACACATACTGTAGCTGGTCCTTCTGTTCGCTCACAAGCACTACAATCCCTGAAGGCGTCTGTTCTACAATTTTCTTCCCAAGGTCTTGAAGGGTCTTGATCGTACGGTTCTCATAAACACGTTCTATAACCGGAACACCAGCAGCTTCACCTGCAGTTGATGCAAGATCGCGCGCTTCATATTCTAATAGTTGAGCCATTTGTTCGGCTAGCTGCTTATCTTTTTGCTTACTTTCCTTAATAAATGAGGAAACCTCTTGTTCCAAAGCTTCTTCAGGTCGCTTCATAAGGCCCTTAATACCGTTCAGCACCTTATGCTTGTTGCCTAATTGCTCAAGCACGCGGTTTCCACACACAAACTCGAGGCGAACTATCTTTTTCTGACGACTCCAGCCAAGGAGTTTGATCATCTGCACTTCGCCCGTGGATCTTGGATGGGTTCCGCCACAACCGTTATAATCCACATCAGGAATTACAACAAGACGAACGGCTTCATCGACAGCGAGTTTCTTACGAAGGGGGTACTGATTTGACTCATCCACCGTCATCCATTTAGTTTCAATTGGACGATTGTCACGGATCACCTCGTTCACCCGTTCTTCCGCTTTCTCAAGCGTCTCTTCCGTTAGGTCCGTAGCATCTAAATCGATGGATACGATTTCTGCACCCAAGTGGAAACTAAGCGTGGCCATGCCGAACTCATCTTGCATGATCGCAGATAAGATGTGCTGACCTGAATGTTGTTGCATATGATCAAAGCGCCTCGCCCAATCCACAACACCGTTCACTGTACTAGCATCTAGTGGTTCAGCTACATAATGGCGCACTTCTCCATCCACTTCTTCGACATTATCGACACGAATCTCATTCAGAGTTCCCTCATCAAAAGGTTGCCCCCCGCCTGTCGGATAAAAGGCCGTTTCTTCTAACACGACATAGTCACGACCCTCTTCATCCTTATCGTTTTTAACCACTTGCGTATCGAAAGACGTTTGGTACGCATCGTTATAAAATAATTTCTTCGTCATTCCTTATGCCTCCCATGCTGATGTATCGCGCTATTTATTAGATCGGAAGGTGTAACTCGGCTTTGGTTCCTGTTCCCTTCTCCGATTCAAATCGAATGTCCCCGTGGTGAGCCTTTACGATCTCAAAACAAATCGGAAGCCCCATCCCGAGACCATGTTCCTTAGACGTGTAAAAAAGAGTTCCTAGGTTCGCAACCTGGTCAGGCGACATCCCTTCCCCCTCATCTTCGATCGTCACAACCATTTCCCCGGTCGTCCGATCAGAGGTTAAGCGTACGGTAATATTCCCGCCATCTTCCATCGCCTCTGAAGCATTCTTGATAAAATTGATCAGCACTTGCTTGATCTTAGATTCATCCAAACTCACGATGAGATCCTGAGCTTCTGATTGGAATCCTATGGAAATCCCCTGGGATCTCAAACTACTCTTCATTAAATCGATGGTGTCGCTAATCAATCGATGAAGGTTACAAGGGCCAGGCTGAATGGCTGTCGGTTTACCAAGGAGCACGAACTGATTGACAAGCGTCTTCATCCGCTCTAATTCTGTTGAAATGACAGCCAGGTATTGTTCTTGATGTTGGCCTTCCTTCAGAAGCTCTGTTAAGCCGATAATAGAAGTCAGAGGGTTACGGATTTCATGAGCCAGTCCAGCACTGAACTTTCCGAGCGTCGACAGCTTCTCAGATTGAATCAGCTGCTTTTGAAGATCATAATAGTTCGTCATGTCCCTGAGTTGCGCAAAAGTACCAATAATATTATCCCCATCGAATAGAGGTAAAACATCAAGCTGGCAAATCCTTTTCTTTCGCTCATCATCCATATAAATCGTGACTTCCTCATTCTCAACTTTCGCTCCTGTTTTGAGAACCTGGTCAATATACGGTTTTATATAGTAGGTTTGCTCCCCTTGATCAAAACGCTCTTTCGTTTCGTAATCCATGATCTCCTCCAAGGAAGCATTGTACCTGGTTATGTATCCTTCCTTATCCGTCATCAAGACACCAAGAGGCGTTGTATCAATCATAATCCTGTTTAAGATCTCGAGCTCATTGTTCTTCTCCATGAGTCTAAGCTCACGCTCAATTGAATCTACCGTGGAAGATAAAAGCCCAAGATGAAAATGACTCGCATAGTCAACAAGGGTCATAATGGAAACCGTTCCTGTTAGATGTCCATCCCCCGAATAACTAAACGGCGCTGAGTAGCAAGCAATACCATGCAGCGCATCATAGTAGTGGTCGTCTCCAACCAACGCAACTGGTGTACCATGATAGAGTGAAAGACTAATGGAATTGGTACCCGCACGTTTCTCATCAAAGCGTACGCCGTTATGGATTCCGAACGTATTAACCATCTCCATAATACTCGGATCCCCGAATTGATCAATGAGATAGCCTTCCTCATCCGTCGTTGCAATTAAGATCGGTGCGCCATTCATGTAGTAGATCACTTTCTCCATAAAGTGATGAATGATCGGCAGCGAGACTTCTAGTTTCTTTCTGCTTCGCTCGATCTCTTCTTCTGTTAATTCGACTTGCAAGCTTGGCACACTGTTTGGATCCAGCCGGTAATTCTCCTTACACCTTTTCTTCGATTGCTCTATATATGTACGAAAATCGGTCATCCTCAACCCCCTCACCTCATATAGTTTCCTTATTTACCACTGTATCACACAAAGTGCTTCAATAAGAAAATCGAGCAAGAATTTTGCTTTAGAAGTTTATTTTATCAAAATATGTAAAAAAAGAATCTTTTTAGTAATTCTTTATTACCATTTATATCCTAACGTGTTATAATGCCATTAGAACTATATTCGACAAGTCAGACATCTTACCAACCTAGCCATTGGGGAGATTAACTATGGAATTTCGACATTATATAAATGAACACACGCCAACGGAAGAATTAAAAACGACCATTACGGATTTACGATCAACGATGATTGAAACAGGACTCACTTATGGACTTAATGACGATCGAACAATTGAGCTTAGTCAGAAGTTAGACCAGTATATTACGGAAATCCAAAAACGAAATGGGAATTCTCTTATGTAAAGCCTGAAGCTGAATGCTTCGGGCTTTTTTAGTATATAGCGCATACCATTCCCCCTTTTAACGCCTCTTTCTACCAATCATGCCCCCTTATTCTATATCTAAAAAATATACACGTTTCCTTCCCATTACCAAATCTCTCCCTTGAGGGATTATAAGACTATCCCCCCTCTTAACATAGGCATGACCAAATACCTAACCGATAAAGTATACGATAATAATATATTAAAATATTTAAAATGCATTGCTATGTTAAAAATTACATGTTTAAATACATGTAATACTAAAAATTGGTATTATAAAAATGTTACCAACGAGGGATGGTGGTTATTGTGAGGCGGTTGTTAAAAGATTTAAATAAAGAAGATCAAATTTCTAGCGACGTCGTTGTTAATGATAAATTAATATTAAAAAAAGGCACTCAATTGAGTCCTCACCTTCTGGAAAGACTAAAAAAATGGGGAGTCCTAGAAGTTGAAGTTAGTTCAAAAGTCCCTCACCCCTATCAAAATAAGGGGGCCGCAGATTCAACCCATCCCTATTATGA
The nucleotide sequence above comes from Pontibacillus chungwhensis. Encoded proteins:
- a CDS encoding MurR/RpiR family transcriptional regulator is translated as MLRLDTDKLTKLEKEVHGKVSGLVAENDRLKIIEAAEICEVSPSKVSTLVRKLGFSNFKQYKLYFSGQQVEWESEKRTEEIERLMLFLENFDKQIVDDFVSIYHKFNKIIIYGLGPSFISAEYFAYKLDIVSDKKIKVTHSEDYAEQMVDEDTLLIVLSVTGKFSSFETLFQKTKEKNAEIMLILEEYVNTQHSLADYVFHLSKFNQSDELLPFEKTRTIFFIFMEEIAARLRQGG
- a CDS encoding FGGY-family carbohydrate kinase; this translates as MSAQYIMGIDSGSQSTKVVIFDTKGNEKAYGSCALKETLSPEPDVVVHPDDDLWDSLYEAVQDCLANFDGDRKAIVGIGLCTIRCCRVLLDEHGNLAHPVISWMDGRMSKPYEHKDDEVQYVTTTSGYLGLRLTGEYNDTAANCEVFWPVDRHTLDWSEDDEDIKADGLSREMLFNLVKPGDALGTIRGELAKDFGLSEGVPVVATANDKAVEALGSGIDQNRSIMISLGTFISSMLVRDEYVENAENFFPTFASIPFKYAYESNGIRRGLWTVSWFKRLIGEELTTEAKKRGLSEEAFLNEKAEEIPPGSEGLFTILDWLASPDRPYRKGMMIGFDQRHTRYHIYRSILEAIAFNMKNNIDDMVREIGIELEELVVIGGGSKSDVMMQILADVFGLPTRRRVGSSSACLGAAICTVRYLGLYEDFHSATEDLVRTETTFTPDEENHAFYKKVNEEVVKEIRPHTDEVNKLIYSIFN
- a CDS encoding FAD-binding oxidoreductase, with the translated sequence MTMTKNQTVEELKDLLSEDQIVTDDEALYDASADRYKKYAKSKNVLDVPKPLAIVYPHSPEEVKSLLVYCNEHQINVIPRSGKTGTEGGLENWKEKTVVIDGSTMNKIINIDPYNMQATVQSGVKLQTLEDELRKIGYTTGHSPQSKPVAQLGGLVATRSIGQFSTLYGAMEDMLVGLECVFPEGNISKIKNVPRRSGGPDIRHIALGNEGALCYITEVTVKIFKYTPENNEFHGYLIEDMETGISILREVMVNGYRPSVARCYSEEDARNHFGHFYEGKCVLIFMAEGAKGIVKATSEAIDEAVEKFRSGITKRVDSSLIEDWFNNLNWDQSRIDAEIEEMVKHNTHDGFTTEISADWENVIKIYNNVIARVRNEFDRAEDLTMLGGHSSHSYLNGTNMYFVYNYEINCDPEDELMVYHHPIHQIIIEETLKLGGSMCHHHGIGKYRSEWTKEEHGSAYYMLEKLKEAFDPNGIMNHGTIFPQDNEVKKYIRG
- a CDS encoding SDR family oxidoreductase — encoded protein: MSAEQTKITDFNMNFFQLQGKVALVTGGNSGLGQGFALALAKAGADIFVVSMVEDEETKQLIEAEGVRYHLMMADLTEDGACKRIVDECLRVYGRIDILLNNAGIGLNEPDVTNFTRLQWDKMVSVNLTAPFDLAHEVSKHMIPQQSGKIINTCSLFSYLGGQWSPAYAATKHGLAGFTKAYCDELAQYNIQVNGIAPGYFATDVTKATGADEEKNKRVLDHIPANRWGNVVDLMGAIVFLASDASNYVNGTLLNVDGGYLVR
- a CDS encoding alanyl-tRNA editing protein, which gives rise to MTKKLFYNDAYQTSFDTQVVKNDKDEEGRDYVVLEETAFYPTGGGQPFDEGTLNEIRVDNVEEVDGEVRHYVAEPLDASTVNGVVDWARRFDHMQQHSGQHILSAIMQDEFGMATLSFHLGAEIVSIDLDATDLTEETLEKAEERVNEVIRDNRPIETKWMTVDESNQYPLRKKLAVDEAVRLVVIPDVDYNGCGGTHPRSTGEVQMIKLLGWSRQKKIVRLEFVCGNRVLEQLGNKHKVLNGIKGLMKRPEEALEQEVSSFIKESKQKDKQLAEQMAQLLEYEARDLASTAGEAAGVPVIERVYENRTIKTLQDLGKKIVEQTPSGIVVLVSEQKDQLQYVLAQGANCSGNMKEAAEKVMPLIEAKGGGKPNFVQGGGTKAIAADAFAERLREAALETVE
- a CDS encoding ATP-binding protein: MTDFRTYIEQSKKRCKENYRLDPNSVPSLQVELTEEEIERSRKKLEVSLPIIHHFMEKVIYYMNGAPILIATTDEEGYLIDQFGDPSIMEMVNTFGIHNGVRFDEKRAGTNSISLSLYHGTPVALVGDDHYYDALHGIACYSAPFSYSGDGHLTGTVSIMTLVDYASHFHLGLLSSTVDSIERELRLMEKNNELEILNRIMIDTTPLGVLMTDKEGYITRYNASLEEIMDYETKERFDQGEQTYYIKPYIDQVLKTGAKVENEEVTIYMDDERKKRICQLDVLPLFDGDNIIGTFAQLRDMTNYYDLQKQLIQSEKLSTLGKFSAGLAHEIRNPLTSIIGLTELLKEGQHQEQYLAVISTELERMKTLVNQFVLLGKPTAIQPGPCNLHRLISDTIDLMKSSLRSQGISIGFQSEAQDLIVSLDESKIKQVLINFIKNASEAMEDGGNITVRLTSDRTTGEMVVTIEDEGEGMSPDQVANLGTLFYTSKEHGLGMGLPICFEIVKAHHGDIRFESEKGTGTKAELHLPI
- a CDS encoding aspartyl-phosphate phosphatase Spo0E family protein, producing the protein MEFRHYINEHTPTEELKTTITDLRSTMIETGLTYGLNDDRTIELSQKLDQYITEIQKRNGNSLM